Proteins from a single region of Pyrus communis chromosome 6, drPyrComm1.1, whole genome shotgun sequence:
- the LOC137737152 gene encoding DELLA protein GAIP-B-like encodes MKGEHQIHQLNQYPLPQQHPDPSMASTSAGVDFGKAKMWPDESQTMDGGMDELLAVLGYKVRSSDMADVAQKLEQLEEFMGCAQEDGLSQLASDTVHYNPSDLSTWLETMISEINVPPPNFDPLMGGAVAGIQPSQQQVQLVDDPFLAPAESSITTVDFPDHRKSKSISTSPTQNVFEDCNSSSSYYDFKSIPGTAVFTKTRLDSSSREPKRLKSSSGSSPSDLLFNRPAASSLPQPQQPISLPAPAESSSTRPALLVDSQENGVRLVHGLMACAEAVQQNNFNLAKALVTQIGYLAGSQAGAMRKVATFFAEALAHRIFRVYPQPPIDHSFSDMLQMHFYETCPYLKFAHFTANQAILESLQGKTRVHVIDFSMNQGMQWPALMQALALRPGGPPAFRLTGIGPPSSDNSDHLQEVGWKLAQLAETIHVEFEYRGFVANSLADLDASMLELRPSEVESVAVSSVFELHKLLARPGAIEKVLSVVKQMKPEILTVVEQEANHNGPVFMDRFNESLHYYSTLFDSLEGSANSQDKVMSEVYLGKQICNVVACEGLDRVERHETLTQWRARFDSADFVPVHLGSNAFKQASMLLALFAGGDGYRVEENDGCLMLGWHTRPLIATSAWKASSNSVMAH; translated from the coding sequence ATGAAAGGGGAGCATCAGATTCATCAGCTGAATCAGTATCCGCTGCCGCAGCAGCATCCAGACCCGTCCATGGCTTCCACCTCTGCCGGGGTCGACTTCGGCAAGGCCAAGATGTGGCCGGACGAATCCCAGACAATGGACGGTGGGATGGACGAGCTTCTGGCGGTGTTGGGGTACAAGGTTCGGTCTTCGGACATGGCGGATGTTGCTCAGAAGCTTGAGCAGCTTGAAGAATTTATGGGTTGTGCTCAGGAAGATGGACTCTCTCAGCTCGCTTCTGACACCGTTCACTATAACCCGTCGGATCTGTCGACGTGGCTCGAGACCATGATCTCCGAGATTAACGTCCCGCCGCCTAATTTCGATCCTTTAATGGGCGGCGCCGTCGCTGGGATACAGCCTAGTCAGCAGCAAGTCCAGCTCGTTGACGACCCGTTTTTAGCTCCGGCAGAGTCGTCCATCACCACTGTCGATTTCCCAGATCATCGGAAGAGCAAATCCATTAGCACATCACCCACCCAAAATGTATTCGAAGACTGCAACTCTTCTTCCAGCTACTATGACTTCAAATCCATCCCCGGAACCGCCGTGTTCACCAAAACCCGCCTCGATTCTTCCTCGCGGGAGCCCAAGCGTCTCAAATCCTCATCCGGGTCTTCTCCCTCCGACCTCCTCTTTAACCGCCCCGCCGCCTCCTCCCTTCCACAACCACAACAACCCATCTCCCTCCCCGCCCCCGCCGAGTCATCATCAACCCGCCCAGCCCTCCTGGTTGACTCCCAGGAAAACGGAGTCCGACTCGTCCACGGCCTCATGGCCTGCGCGGAAGCCGTCCAGCAGAACAACTTCAACCTCGCCAAAGCCCTGGTGACCCAGATCGGCTACCTGGCAGGATCACAAGCAGGTGCCATGCGTAAAGTCGCCACCTTCTTCGCCGAAGCCCTGGCCCATCGAATCTTCAGAGTCTACCCTCAGCCGCCGATCGACCACTCCTTCTCCGACATGCTGCAGATGCACTTCTACGAGACCTGCCCCTACCTTAAATTCGCCCACTTCACCGCCAATCAAGCCATCCTCGAATCCCTACAAGGCAAAACCAGAGTCCACGTCATCGATTTCTCCATGAACCAGGGGATGCAGTGGCCCGCTCTGATGCAGGCGTTGGCGCTTCGACCCGGCGGCCCGCCCGCTTTTCGGCTCACGGGTATAGGGCCGCCGTCTTCCGATAACTCCGACCACCTTCAGGAAGTGGGATGGAAACTCGCCCAATTGGCTGAAACCATCCACGTTGAGTTTGAATACAGAGGATTTGTGGCAAACAGCTTGGCCGATCTCGACGCGTCGATGCTCGAACTCAGACCGAGTGAGGTTGAATCTGTGGCGGTCAGCTCGGTCTTCGAGTTGCACAAGCTGCTAGCCCGACCCGGCGCGATTGAGAAGGTGCTATCAGTGGTGAAGCAAATGAAGCCGGAGATCCTGACCGTGGTGGAGCAGGAGGCGAACCACAACGGTCCTGTTTTTATGGACCGGTTCAACGAGTCGCTCCACTACTACTCGACCCTGTTTGACTCGCTGGAGGGGTCGGCGAACAGCCAGGATAAGGTGATGTCGGAGGTTTATTTGGGGAAGCAAATCTGCAACGTAGTGGCGTGCGAAGGGTTGGACCGGGTGGAGAGGCACGAGACGTTGACCCAGTGGAGAGCCCGGTTCGACTCGGCAGATTTCGTCCCCGTTCATCTCGGGTCGAACGCGTTCAAGCAAGCGAGTATGCTGCTGGCGTTGTTCGCCGGCGGAGATGGATATCGGGTGGAGGAGAACGACGGGTGTCTGATGTTGGGCTGGCACACTCGCCCGCTCATTGCCACCTCGGCGTGGAAAGCCTCTTCCAACTCGGTCATGGCTCACTGA
- the LOC137737221 gene encoding uncharacterized protein has product MEENHAAAFESIGNGDHYDAASTAANDYSTHHTTTNNDHGWQKVTAKRPRKKKESNAETINNQNKLVPGVANANGNGVFRSLEKQSEDRRRRILEAQRANVDLDDVAPARSKLRSDDEDGDNSDDEAVAQNVKAEEAKKSKPKKPKKPKVTVAEAAAKIDEANDLEAFLIDISASYESKEDIQLMRFADYFGRAFSAVSASQFPWVKMFKESSVAKLADIPLSHISEAVFKTSVDWINQCSVEALGSFILWSLDSILADLASQVSGTKGKKAVQNVSSKSQVAIFVVVAMVLRRKPDVLITILPTLRENSKYQGQDKLPITIWMIVQASQGDLAVGLHAWARNVLPLVCGKSSNPQSRDLVLQLVERILSMPKARTILVNSAVRKGERLVPPSALEILMGVTFPAHSARVKATERFEAIYPTLKAVALAGTPGSKAMKQVSQHILSFAVKAAGESIPELSDEAAGIFIWCLTQHSDCFKQWDKVYEENLEASVAVLKKLSNQWKEHSANLSPFDPMREALKSFRRKNDKALAGEAEDASQEKLNKEADKYCKTLLGKISRGSGCKKTVALAVVALAVGAAVMSPNVESWESELKKLTVTISSFFE; this is encoded by the exons ATGGAAGAAAATCACGCTGCAGCTTTCGAATCAATCGGGAACGGCGACCATTACGACGCCGCATCCACCGCCGCCAATGATTACAGTACTCATCATACCACCACCAACAACGACCACGGTTGGCAGAAGGTCACCGCGAAGCGcccgaggaagaagaaggaatcgAACGCGGAAACAATTAACAATCAGAACAAGCTGGTCCCCGGCGTCGCGAACGCCAACGGAAACGGCGTTTTCCGATCGCTGGAGAAACAGTCGGAGGACCGGCGCCGGCGGATTCTCGAAGCTCAGAGGGCCAATGTCGACCTCGACGATGTTGCTCCGGCGAGATCGAAGCTCAGGTCTGACGACGAGGATGGGGATAATAGCGATGACGAAGCTGTGGCGCAGAACGTTAAGGCCGAGGAGGCGAAGAAATCCAAGCCTAAGAAGCCGAAGAAGCCTAAGGTCACGGTGGCTGAGGCGGCCGCTAAGATCGACGAGGCAAACGATCTCGAGGCATTCCTCATTGACATTTCG GCTTCATACGAGTCGAAGGAGGACATACAGCTGATGCGTTTCGCGGACTATTTCGGCCGCGCATTCTCTGCGGTGTCTGCCTCTCAATTTCCATGGGTGAAGATGTTCAAGGAGTCATCGGTGGCCAAGCTTGCCGAT ATCCCCCTTTCTCATATTTCTGAAGCTGTTTTTAAGACATCAGTTGATTGGATTAACCAGTGTTCCGTTGAGGCCCTTGGGTCTTTTATATTATGGTCCTTAGACAGCATTCTTGCAGACCTAGCGAGCCAAGTTTCTGGCACGAAGGGCAAGAAGGCTGTGCAGAATGTGTCTTCAAAATCTCAG GTTGCAATATTTGTGGTTGTAGCAATGGTATTGCGAAGAAAACCCGATGTCTTGATTACTATATTGCCAACACTGAGAGAAAATTCAAAGTATCAAGGACAAGATAAGCTTCCAATAACTATATGGATGATAGTTCAG GCTAGTCAAGGGGACCTCGCCGTTGGGTTGCATGCATGGGCACGCAATGTGTTGCCTTTAGTCTGTGGAAAAAGTAGTAATCCACAGTCCCGAGACCTTGTTTTGCAGCTAGTGGAGAG AATTCTGTCTATGCCCAAAGCTCGTACTATTTTAGTAAATAGTGCTGTTAGGAAGGGCGAGCGTTTGGTGCCACCTTCTGCATTGGAGATACTTATGGGAGTTACCTTCCCTGCACATTCAGCTAGAGTAAAG GCCACTGAAAGGTTTGAGGCTATATATCCAACCCTAAAAGCGGTCGCTCTAGCTGGCACCCCTGGAAGCAAAGCAATGAAACAAGTTTCACAGCATATATTGAGTTTTGCTGTCAAAGCTGCAGGAGAAA GTATACCAGAGCTATCCGATGAAGCAGCTGGAATTTTCATTTGGTGTTTGACCCAACATTCTGATTGCTTTAAGCAGTGG GACAAGGTCTACGAGGAAAACTTAGAAGCGAGTGTTGCTGTTCTGAAGAAACTTTCTAACCAATGGAAAGAACATTCTGCAAATCTCTCTCCTTTTGATCCTATGAGGGAAGCTCTTAAAAGTTTTAGGCGCAAg AATGACAAGGCATTGGCTGGTGAGGCAGAGGATGCAAGCCAAGAAAAGCTCAACAAGGAAGCAGACAAGTATTGTAAGACATTATTGGGGAAGATATCACGGGGAAGCGGGTGCAAGAAAACTGTGGCCCTTGCAGTTGTTGCCTTGGCTGTTGGTGCTGCTGTCATGTCCCCAAACGTGGAGTCTTGGGAATCGGAGTTGAAGAAACTAACAGTGACTATCAGCTCTTTCTTTGAATGA